The following are from one region of the Streptomyces rubrogriseus genome:
- a CDS encoding GntR family transcriptional regulator, with protein sequence MPPTDRIRDHAGQGATTVAAHRTRRRLRADRARQLADLLRRQLLDDAFTDGTLPHEATLAADYDTTRNTVRQALDLLRAEGLVARQPGIGTVVVARKYAHGLDRLMGLAETLHEHGRVTNEVRTTVPVPAPAPVAERLRVPPGADVLYIERLRRLNGVPLSLDLTYLPLDIGTALLGADLENTDVFRLLESVTGRPLGHAEITLEAVTADAHSAAVLEAPRGTAVLMLERLTHLADGRPVDLEFVRFRGDRIAMSGLLHRSL encoded by the coding sequence ATGCCGCCCACCGACCGCATCCGAGACCACGCCGGCCAGGGCGCGACCACCGTCGCAGCCCACCGCACGCGGCGCCGGCTGCGCGCCGACCGGGCCCGGCAACTCGCCGACCTGCTCCGCCGCCAGCTCCTCGACGACGCCTTCACCGACGGCACCCTCCCCCACGAGGCCACCCTCGCCGCCGACTACGACACCACCCGCAACACCGTCCGCCAGGCGCTCGACCTCCTGCGCGCCGAAGGCCTCGTGGCCCGGCAGCCCGGCATCGGCACGGTGGTCGTGGCCCGCAAGTACGCCCACGGGCTGGACCGCCTGATGGGCCTCGCCGAGACCCTGCACGAACACGGCCGCGTCACCAACGAGGTCCGCACCACGGTCCCCGTCCCGGCTCCCGCCCCGGTCGCCGAACGCCTCCGCGTCCCACCCGGCGCCGACGTCCTGTACATCGAGCGCCTGCGCCGCCTGAACGGCGTCCCCCTCTCCCTGGACCTCACCTACCTCCCCCTCGACATCGGCACCGCCCTGCTCGGCGCCGACCTGGAGAACACCGACGTCTTCCGGCTCCTGGAATCCGTCACCGGCCGGCCCCTCGGCCACGCCGAGATCACCCTGGAGGCCGTCACCGCCGACGCGCACTCCGCCGCCGTGCTGGAGGCCCCGCGCGGCACGGCGGTCCTCATGCTGGAACGGCTCACCCATCTCGCCGACGGCCGCCCCGTCGACCTGGAGTTCGTCCGCTTCCGCGGCGACCGCATCGCGATGAGCGGCCTGCTGCACCGTTCCCTGTAA
- a CDS encoding 4Fe-4S dicluster domain-containing protein: protein MPLAPQRADVPVTIDESKCIEGCTLCVDMCPLDSLAIDERNGKAYMHVDECWYCGPCAARCPTGAVTVNMPYLLR, encoded by the coding sequence ATGCCTTTGGCGCCCCAGCGGGCCGACGTGCCCGTGACCATCGACGAGTCGAAGTGCATCGAAGGCTGCACGCTCTGCGTGGACATGTGCCCGCTGGACTCCCTCGCCATCGACGAGCGCAACGGCAAGGCGTACATGCACGTCGACGAGTGCTGGTACTGCGGCCCGTGTGCCGCCCGCTGCCCCACCGGGGCGGTCACGGTCAACATGCCCTACCTGCTCCGGTGA
- a CDS encoding ABC transporter substrate-binding protein: protein MKPKRTTLPLPAIPALPATAASVALLLSVTACGGDASAGGDGSTVTVTVGYQSRTINTVTAGTLLRSLGYFEKQLNSLGDGVTYKVDWQDYATGAPITAQMTAGKIDIGSMGDFPLLINAARGKQLGKPTRLVSVTGYNLRGGLNTIVVAPGSSLASLKDLKGKKVSTSVGSAADGTLVRALQRAGLDPAEDIEKLNQQPAVGASALDSGSADALSQFVAWPGLLAHQGKAKALYDGARLNLPTFHGVTAAEDFAKERPAVLEAFLKAQTQATDYLDAHPVAAAEKVAKATGLPAEAVYLYNGAQGIATFDPAIKPQLVAALKEDVSILKDAKLTGDVDVDAFVDDRYVKKALGPAGYAERLASTPPEPAGEVWPKGAQKTLAFSSPTALLQHVAGHREEIRAAYVPDTTTGTLWFADRAVWVADGGDLLPFVTPETAQAYVAGHGGARVVPYAEALERAS, encoded by the coding sequence ATGAAACCGAAACGCACCACGCTCCCCCTGCCTGCCATTCCCGCCCTGCCCGCCACCGCTGCCTCCGTGGCCCTGCTCCTCTCCGTCACCGCCTGCGGCGGCGACGCCTCCGCCGGCGGGGACGGCTCCACGGTCACCGTGACCGTCGGCTACCAGTCGAGGACGATCAACACGGTCACCGCCGGCACCCTGCTGCGCTCCCTCGGCTACTTCGAGAAGCAGCTCAACTCCCTCGGCGACGGCGTCACCTACAAGGTCGACTGGCAGGACTACGCGACCGGCGCGCCCATCACCGCCCAGATGACCGCCGGGAAGATCGACATCGGCTCGATGGGCGACTTCCCCCTGCTCATCAACGCGGCCCGCGGCAAGCAGCTCGGCAAGCCGACCCGCCTGGTCTCGGTCACCGGCTACAACCTCCGCGGCGGCCTCAACACCATCGTCGTCGCACCCGGTTCCTCCCTCGCCTCCCTGAAGGACCTCAAGGGCAAGAAGGTCTCGACCAGCGTCGGTTCGGCCGCCGACGGCACCCTCGTACGCGCCCTGCAACGCGCCGGCCTCGACCCCGCCGAGGACATCGAGAAGCTCAACCAGCAGCCCGCGGTGGGCGCCTCGGCCCTGGACTCGGGGAGCGCGGACGCCCTGTCGCAGTTCGTCGCCTGGCCCGGCCTGCTCGCCCACCAGGGCAAGGCCAAGGCGCTGTACGACGGTGCGCGGCTGAACCTGCCCACGTTCCACGGCGTCACCGCCGCCGAGGACTTCGCGAAGGAGCGCCCCGCCGTACTGGAGGCCTTCCTGAAGGCTCAGACGCAGGCGACCGACTACCTCGACGCGCACCCCGTGGCCGCCGCCGAGAAGGTCGCGAAGGCCACCGGTCTGCCCGCGGAGGCCGTCTACCTCTACAACGGCGCCCAGGGCATCGCCACCTTCGACCCGGCGATCAAGCCGCAGCTCGTCGCGGCCCTCAAGGAGGACGTCTCGATCCTCAAGGACGCGAAGCTCACCGGCGACGTGGACGTGGACGCCTTCGTCGACGACCGGTACGTGAAGAAGGCGCTCGGCCCGGCCGGGTACGCCGAGCGGCTCGCCTCCACGCCCCCGGAACCGGCCGGCGAGGTCTGGCCCAAGGGTGCGCAAAAGACCCTGGCCTTCTCCTCCCCCACGGCGCTGCTGCAACACGTGGCCGGACATCGCGAGGAGATCCGCGCCGCGTACGTCCCCGACACCACCACCGGCACCCTGTGGTTCGCCGACCGGGCGGTGTGGGTGGCCGACGGCGGTGACCTGCTGCCCTTCGTCACACCGGAGACCGCGCAGGCGTACGTCGCCGGACACGGCGGAGCGCGCGTCGTCCCGTACGCCGAGGCACTGGAGCGGGCCTCGTGA
- a CDS encoding ABC transporter permease, translating to MNRSARYALRIASLALALGLWQLLTSRDVDLWLRFSQFPTVTDVARTFADRLAGPDYWTDLTDSLTRILTGFVLAAVLGVATGVLVARSRLAEDLLGPVLEVIRPIPAIALVPVAILLFPSNEQGIVFITCTAAFFPVLVSTRHAVRALAPVWEEAVRTMGGGRWRVLGSVVLPGALPGVFGGLSVGIGVSWICVISAEMISGQYGVGYRTWQDYTVVDYPGVFVGMVTIGVLGWLTSTAVELLGRRLTRWLPRTAQGTAARSKTSRSGAAPPPAGTSAARKDTRARPEEARDEHLVRD from the coding sequence GTGAACCGCTCCGCCCGATACGCGCTGCGGATCGCCTCGCTCGCGCTGGCCCTCGGCCTGTGGCAGCTGCTGACCAGCCGGGACGTCGACCTGTGGCTGCGCTTCTCGCAGTTCCCGACCGTCACCGACGTGGCCCGCACCTTCGCCGACCGGCTGGCGGGGCCCGACTACTGGACGGACCTCACCGACAGCCTGACCCGCATCCTCACCGGCTTCGTGCTCGCCGCCGTCCTGGGCGTGGCCACCGGTGTGCTCGTGGCCCGCTCGCGGCTGGCCGAGGACCTGCTCGGCCCGGTCCTCGAGGTGATCCGGCCCATTCCCGCAATCGCCCTCGTCCCCGTGGCGATCCTCCTGTTCCCCTCCAACGAGCAGGGCATCGTCTTCATCACCTGCACCGCCGCCTTCTTCCCCGTGCTGGTCTCCACCCGGCACGCGGTACGCGCGCTGGCGCCCGTGTGGGAGGAGGCGGTCCGCACCATGGGCGGCGGCCGGTGGCGGGTCCTCGGCTCGGTGGTCCTGCCGGGCGCGCTGCCCGGTGTCTTCGGTGGGCTGTCGGTCGGCATCGGCGTCTCGTGGATCTGTGTGATCTCCGCCGAGATGATCTCCGGCCAGTACGGCGTGGGGTACCGCACCTGGCAGGACTACACGGTCGTCGACTACCCGGGCGTCTTCGTCGGCATGGTCACCATCGGCGTGCTCGGCTGGCTGACCTCCACGGCCGTGGAACTGCTGGGCCGCCGCCTGACCCGCTGGCTGCCCCGCACCGCGCAGGGCACCGCCGCCCGCTCGAAGACCTCGCGGTCCGGGGCGGCTCCCCCGCCCGCCGGCACCTCCGCCGCACGCAAGGACACCCGCGCCCGTCCCGAGGAGGCACGCGATGAGCACCTCGTCCGAGACTGA
- a CDS encoding ABC transporter ATP-binding protein encodes MSTSSETETENETATRTATATAREPGAALRGTRLTLRGATLGRPDAAAVSGVDVDVAPGEILTVVGPSGCGKSTLLRTLAGLLPPLGGTAEQDGRPIDGPGADRALVFQEDALLPWRTLRANVELPLAVQGLPRTERRDQATAWLERVGLAAQARHLPHRVSGGQRQRAQLARALAGRPRAVLMDEPFGALDAQTRAGMQDLLVEVLNGTGATVVFVTHDVDEALYLGDRVALLGTGRLTGVRDVPRPRDRTAHDDPARTALRRDVLTSLGT; translated from the coding sequence ATGAGCACCTCGTCCGAGACTGAGACCGAGAACGAGACCGCGACCCGGACAGCAACCGCGACCGCAAGGGAGCCCGGGGCGGCTCTCCGCGGCACCCGGCTCACCCTGCGCGGCGCCACCCTCGGCCGCCCGGACGCCGCCGCGGTGAGCGGTGTGGACGTCGACGTCGCCCCCGGCGAGATCCTCACCGTGGTCGGGCCCTCGGGCTGCGGCAAGTCGACGCTGCTGCGCACGCTGGCCGGCCTGCTGCCGCCGCTGGGCGGGACGGCGGAACAGGACGGGCGCCCCATCGACGGCCCGGGGGCGGACCGCGCACTGGTCTTCCAGGAGGACGCCCTCCTGCCCTGGCGCACCCTGCGCGCCAACGTCGAACTCCCGCTCGCCGTCCAGGGCCTGCCCCGCACCGAACGCCGGGACCAGGCGACGGCCTGGCTGGAACGGGTCGGACTCGCCGCCCAGGCCCGGCACTTGCCGCACCGCGTCTCCGGGGGACAGCGCCAGCGCGCCCAGCTGGCCCGCGCGCTGGCCGGGCGTCCCCGTGCCGTCCTGATGGACGAGCCCTTCGGCGCCCTCGACGCCCAGACCCGCGCCGGCATGCAGGACCTGCTGGTGGAGGTACTGAACGGCACGGGAGCCACCGTCGTCTTCGTCACCCACGACGTGGACGAGGCCCTGTACCTCGGCGACCGCGTCGCCCTGCTCGGCACCGGCCGCCTGACCGGCGTGCGTGACGTGCCCCGCCCCCGGGACCGCACCGCACACGACGACCCGGCCCGCACGGCGCTGCGGCGCGACGTCCTGACATCCCTCGGCACCTGA
- a CDS encoding fumarate reductase/succinate dehydrogenase flavoprotein subunit, producing MEIPALTDAEELSCDVLVVGGGTAGTMAALTAAEHGANVLLLEKAHVRHSGALAMGMDGVNNAVVPGRAEPDDYVAEITRANDGIVDQSTVRQTATRGFAMVQRLESYGVKFEKDEHGDYAVRQVHRSGSYVLPMPEGKDVKKVLYRQLRRREMRERIRIENRVMPVRVLTAEGRAVGAAGFNTRTGRFVTVRAGAVVLATGAAGRLGLPASGYLYGTYENPTNAGDGYSMAYHAGAELTGIECFQINPLIKDYNGPACAYVANPFGGYQVNRHGERFVDSDYWSGQMMAEFAAEVASDRGPVYLKLSHLPEESVSALESILHSTERPTRGTFHAGRGHDYRTHDVEMHISEIGLCGGHSASGVRVDDHARTTVPRLYAAGDLACVPHNYMIGAFVFGDLAGADAAQYTAYAGELPPEQLREAHELVYRPLRNPDGPPQPQVEYKLRRFVNDYVAPPKSGARLSLALESFERMRTDIAAMGARTPHELMRCAEVTFIRDCAEMAARSSLARTESRWGLYHERVDIPERDDASWFHHLDLHKSPSGAMEFTARPVAPYLVPIDEFTPVGGPSRHLGEVHPEQVATAGDRDAAPLATGGRPTATAVTAAAEPGAAGTPRLLELLALAENEPDLAALRPYLSDPAPGVRRTAVSVLTETVPAGTGPALAAALSDPDGEVRAAAAASLRELAETLTPEPALGEPLAEALARTDPVVRATALDLLRILRLGHADTFAAALRDPDATVRIEAVRGLVSLDAAESLSPAAGDPSREVRVAVAKALGTLRSAPRTGGALDRLTEDPDVLVRGAALAALADTGCPAHLAARAVTALSDPAWQVRAGAATALSAAGSDRAVPVLAKALADRNADVRKAAVLALTRHTATTEDARTALATATGDTDADVRAYATRAL from the coding sequence GTGGAGATCCCCGCCCTCACCGACGCCGAAGAACTCTCCTGCGACGTACTCGTCGTCGGCGGCGGCACCGCCGGCACCATGGCCGCGCTGACCGCCGCCGAGCACGGCGCGAACGTACTGCTGCTGGAGAAGGCCCACGTCCGCCACTCCGGGGCCCTCGCCATGGGCATGGACGGCGTCAACAACGCCGTCGTCCCCGGCCGCGCCGAACCCGACGACTACGTCGCCGAGATCACCCGAGCCAACGACGGCATCGTCGACCAGTCCACCGTCCGCCAGACCGCCACCCGCGGCTTCGCCATGGTCCAGCGGCTGGAGTCGTACGGGGTGAAGTTCGAGAAGGACGAGCACGGCGACTACGCCGTCCGCCAGGTGCACCGGTCCGGCTCCTACGTGCTGCCGATGCCCGAGGGCAAGGACGTCAAGAAGGTCCTGTACCGGCAACTGCGGCGGCGCGAGATGCGCGAGCGCATCCGCATCGAGAACCGCGTGATGCCGGTGCGGGTCCTGACGGCGGAGGGCCGGGCAGTGGGTGCGGCGGGCTTCAACACCCGTACCGGGCGGTTCGTGACCGTCCGCGCGGGTGCCGTGGTCCTCGCCACCGGCGCCGCCGGCCGGCTCGGTCTGCCGGCCTCCGGCTACCTCTACGGCACCTACGAGAACCCCACCAACGCCGGCGACGGCTACTCCATGGCCTACCACGCCGGCGCCGAGCTGACCGGCATCGAGTGCTTCCAGATCAACCCGCTGATCAAGGACTACAACGGCCCGGCGTGCGCCTACGTCGCCAACCCCTTCGGCGGCTACCAGGTCAACCGGCACGGCGAGCGCTTCGTCGACTCCGACTACTGGTCGGGCCAGATGATGGCCGAGTTCGCCGCGGAGGTCGCCAGCGACCGGGGTCCGGTGTACCTGAAGCTCAGCCACCTCCCGGAGGAGTCGGTCTCCGCCCTGGAGTCCATCCTGCACTCCACGGAGCGGCCGACGCGCGGCACCTTCCACGCGGGCCGCGGGCACGACTACCGCACCCACGACGTCGAGATGCACATCTCCGAGATCGGGCTGTGCGGCGGCCACTCCGCCTCGGGCGTCCGCGTCGACGACCACGCCCGCACCACCGTCCCCCGCCTCTACGCCGCCGGTGACCTGGCCTGCGTGCCGCACAACTACATGATCGGCGCGTTCGTCTTCGGCGATCTGGCGGGCGCGGACGCCGCCCAGTACACGGCCTACGCGGGTGAACTGCCGCCGGAGCAGCTGCGCGAGGCGCACGAGCTGGTCTACCGCCCGCTGCGCAACCCCGACGGGCCGCCGCAGCCCCAGGTCGAGTACAAGCTGCGGCGCTTCGTCAACGACTACGTGGCGCCGCCGAAGTCCGGTGCCCGGCTGTCGCTCGCCCTGGAGTCCTTCGAGCGGATGCGCACGGACATCGCGGCGATGGGCGCCCGCACCCCGCACGAGCTGATGCGCTGCGCCGAGGTCACCTTCATCCGCGACTGCGCGGAGATGGCCGCCCGCTCCTCCCTTGCCCGCACGGAATCCCGCTGGGGCCTGTACCACGAGCGCGTCGACATCCCCGAGCGCGACGACGCGTCCTGGTTCCACCACCTCGACCTGCACAAGTCCCCCTCCGGTGCGATGGAGTTCACGGCACGTCCCGTGGCTCCCTACCTGGTTCCCATCGACGAGTTCACGCCGGTCGGCGGCCCCTCCCGGCACCTCGGCGAGGTGCATCCGGAGCAGGTGGCGACAGCCGGGGACCGCGATGCCGCGCCCCTCGCCACCGGGGGCCGCCCCACGGCCACCGCGGTCACCGCAGCCGCCGAACCCGGCGCCGCCGGAACCCCCAGGCTGCTGGAACTGCTCGCCCTGGCCGAGAACGAACCCGACCTCGCCGCCCTCCGTCCGTACCTGTCCGACCCCGCACCGGGCGTCCGGCGCACGGCGGTCAGCGTGCTCACCGAGACCGTCCCGGCCGGTACCGGCCCGGCGCTCGCCGCCGCCCTGTCCGATCCCGACGGCGAAGTGCGCGCCGCCGCGGCCGCCTCCCTGCGTGAACTGGCCGAGACGCTGACGCCCGAACCCGCCCTGGGCGAGCCCCTCGCCGAGGCCCTGGCCCGGACCGACCCCGTCGTCCGCGCCACCGCACTCGACCTGCTGCGCATCCTGCGGCTGGGCCACGCCGACACGTTCGCCGCCGCTCTCCGCGACCCCGACGCCACGGTGCGCATCGAGGCGGTGCGCGGGCTGGTGTCGCTGGACGCCGCGGAGTCGCTCTCCCCGGCCGCCGGTGATCCGTCCCGCGAGGTGCGGGTCGCGGTCGCCAAGGCGCTGGGGACGCTGCGGTCGGCGCCCCGCACCGGCGGGGCCCTCGACCGGCTCACCGAGGACCCCGACGTCCTGGTCCGCGGCGCCGCCCTCGCGGCCCTGGCGGACACGGGCTGCCCGGCTCACCTGGCGGCCCGTGCGGTCACCGCGCTGTCCGACCCCGCCTGGCAGGTACGGGCGGGCGCGGCCACCGCGCTGTCCGCCGCCGGGTCCGACCGCGCCGTCCCCGTCCTCGCCAAGGCCCTCGCCGACCGGAACGCCGACGTCCGCAAGGCGGCCGTCCTCGCCCTGACCCGGCACACGGCCACCACCGAGGACGCCCGGACGGCACTCGCGACGGCCACGGGCGACACGGACGCCGACGTCAGGGCGTACGCGACCCGTGCGCTGTGA
- the recQ gene encoding DNA helicase RecQ: protein MGGTGVIGEMAETAQVRDGDSEALATLHRVFGYDAFRGEQEAIVEHVIAGGDAVVLMPTGGGKSLCYQIPSLVRPGTGIVVSPLIALMQDQVDALRALGVRAGFMNSTQDFDERRVTEAEFLAGELDLLYLAPERLRLDSTLDLLSRGKISLFAIDEAHCVSQWGHDFRPDYLALSLLGERWPDVPRLALTATATDATHREITERLHMPAARHFVASFDRPNIQYRIVPKSDPKKQLLGFLREEHPGDAGIVYCLSRNSVEKTAEFLSRNGVEAVPYHAGLDAGTRSAHQSRFLREEGLVVVATIAFGMGIDKPDVRFVAHLDLPKSVEGYYQETGRAGRDGLPSTAWMAYGLNDVIQQRKLIQSGEGDEAFRRRAQSHLDAMLALCETARCRRGQLLAYFGQDPDGSACGNCDTCLTPPETWDGTVAAQKVLSTVVRLKRERGQKFGAGQIIDILLGKRTAKVIQFDHDQLSVFGIGEELTEGEWRGVARQLLAQGLLAVEGEYGTLVLTDTSGEVLRREREVPLRKEPKKPAAAKSAGGGRGERKAKAAAAELPQELVPAFEALRAWRAEQAREQGVPAYVIFHDATLREIVTVWPTSVGQLGGISGVGEKKLATYGEGVVEALAGLEGPGSAPAPPPAPSDGPGTGSGARAGAVDWPEHEPEPEPEPDDWI from the coding sequence ATGGGCGGGACGGGCGTGATCGGCGAGATGGCAGAGACGGCGCAGGTGAGGGACGGGGACAGCGAGGCGCTGGCCACCCTGCACCGGGTCTTCGGATACGACGCCTTCCGCGGCGAGCAGGAGGCGATCGTCGAGCACGTGATCGCCGGCGGTGACGCCGTGGTGCTCATGCCGACCGGCGGCGGGAAGTCGCTGTGCTACCAGATCCCGTCCCTGGTCAGGCCCGGCACGGGCATCGTGGTCTCGCCGCTGATCGCGCTGATGCAGGACCAGGTCGACGCGCTGCGGGCGCTCGGCGTGCGGGCCGGGTTCATGAACTCCACGCAGGACTTCGACGAGCGGCGCGTGACCGAGGCCGAGTTCCTCGCCGGGGAGCTGGACCTGCTGTACCTGGCTCCCGAGCGGCTGCGCCTGGACAGCACCCTCGACCTGCTCTCCCGCGGCAAGATCTCCCTCTTCGCCATCGACGAGGCGCACTGCGTCTCGCAGTGGGGCCACGACTTCCGGCCCGACTACCTCGCCCTGTCGCTGCTGGGCGAGCGCTGGCCGGACGTGCCCAGGCTCGCGCTCACCGCGACGGCCACCGACGCCACCCACCGCGAGATCACCGAGCGGCTGCACATGCCGGCGGCGCGGCACTTCGTGGCCAGCTTCGACCGCCCCAACATCCAGTACCGGATCGTGCCGAAGTCCGACCCCAAGAAGCAGCTCCTGGGCTTCCTGCGCGAGGAGCACCCCGGCGACGCGGGCATCGTCTACTGCCTCTCGCGCAACTCGGTCGAGAAGACCGCTGAGTTCCTGTCGCGCAACGGCGTCGAGGCGGTGCCGTACCACGCGGGACTGGACGCGGGCACCCGCTCGGCGCACCAGTCGCGGTTCCTGCGCGAGGAGGGCCTGGTGGTCGTGGCCACCATCGCCTTCGGCATGGGCATCGACAAGCCGGACGTGCGGTTCGTCGCCCACCTCGACCTGCCGAAGTCGGTCGAGGGCTACTACCAGGAGACCGGCCGCGCGGGGCGGGACGGCCTGCCCTCCACGGCCTGGATGGCGTACGGCCTCAACGACGTCATACAGCAGCGCAAGCTGATCCAGTCCGGCGAGGGCGACGAGGCGTTCCGCCGCCGGGCCCAGTCCCACCTGGACGCCATGCTCGCCCTGTGCGAGACCGCCCGGTGCCGCCGGGGTCAGCTCCTCGCCTACTTCGGTCAGGACCCGGACGGGTCCGCCTGCGGCAACTGCGACACCTGCCTGACCCCGCCCGAGACCTGGGACGGCACGGTGGCGGCGCAGAAGGTGCTGTCGACGGTGGTGCGGCTGAAGCGCGAGCGGGGGCAGAAGTTCGGCGCCGGGCAGATCATCGACATCCTGCTGGGCAAGCGCACCGCCAAGGTGATCCAGTTCGATCACGACCAGCTCTCCGTGTTCGGCATCGGCGAGGAGCTGACCGAGGGCGAGTGGCGGGGTGTCGCCCGGCAGCTGCTGGCCCAGGGCCTGCTCGCGGTCGAGGGGGAGTACGGCACGCTGGTGCTGACCGACACCAGTGGTGAGGTCCTGCGGCGGGAGCGGGAGGTGCCGCTGCGCAAGGAGCCCAAGAAGCCCGCCGCGGCCAAGTCGGCGGGCGGCGGACGCGGCGAGCGCAAGGCGAAGGCGGCCGCCGCCGAGCTGCCCCAGGAGCTGGTCCCCGCCTTCGAGGCACTGCGCGCCTGGCGCGCGGAACAGGCCCGCGAGCAGGGCGTCCCGGCGTACGTCATCTTCCACGACGCCACCCTGCGGGAGATCGTCACCGTGTGGCCCACCTCGGTCGGCCAGCTCGGGGGCATCAGCGGGGTCGGTGAGAAGAAGCTGGCGACGTACGGGGAGGGCGTGGTCGAGGCGCTGGCCGGACTGGAGGGACCGGGCTCGGCCCCGGCGCCCCCGCCCGCCCCGTCGGACGGACCGGGAACCGGTTCGGGTGCGCGGGCCGGCGCGGTCGACTGGCCCGAGCACGAGCCGGAGCCCGAGCCCGAGCCCGACGACTGGATATAG